The following DNA comes from Agromyces mangrovi.
GCACCGACGACGACGCCGCCCTCTTCGACTTCGACGACCCCGAGGCGGACTGGCGCACGCTGCAACTCGAGCTCACGACCGAGGAGCACACGCGCCTCACCGAGCGCGCCCGCGCCGCGGGCGTCACCCCCGAGGAGTTCCTCCGCGGCCTGATCTGAGCCGCAGGCCCTGCGGGCAGCGCCTACGCCGGCGCGTGGAACCGCTGCTGCGCCGCCACGAGGCCGTCGTCGACGATCGCCTCGACGGCATCCGCGGCATCCGACAGCAGTGACGGCAGCGCCTGGCGCTCCGCGCCGGCGAAGTCGCGCAGCACGAAGTCGGCCGGATCCTGCCTGCCCGGCGGGCGACCGATGCCCACGCGCACGCGCACGAAGTCGGGCGTCGAGAGCGCCTTGGCGATGTCGCGCAGTCCGTTGTGGCCGCCGTGCCCGCCGCCGCGCTTCAAGCGCACCGTGTCGAACGGGATGTCGAGCTCGTCGTGCACGACGATCACCCGGTCGGCCGGCACCGACGCGTACTTCACGAGCGCCGACACGGGTCCGCCCGACGTGTTCATGTAGCTGTTCGGCTTGGCGATGAT
Coding sequences within:
- the pth gene encoding aminoacyl-tRNA hydrolase, which encodes MGLFDRLRRREDPAVAANTWLVVGLGNPGAQYAGNRHNVGQMVADELASRIGASFRSHRTPSRVAEGFVRPGGAKLIIAKPNSYMNTSGGPVSALVKYASVPADRVIVVHDELDIPFDTVRLKRGGGHGGHNGLRDIAKALSTPDFVRVRVGIGRPPGRQDPADFVLRDFAGAERQALPSLLSDAADAVEAIVDDGLVAAQQRFHAPA